In Salinibacterium sp. NK8237, the following proteins share a genomic window:
- a CDS encoding glycine C-acetyltransferase, translating to MYGTVREQLTTTLSDIRSAGLYKTERQLDTAQAAHVESGGKPVLNFCANNYLGLANHPRLVAAAKNALDDWGFGMASVRFICGTQTQHVELENRLSALLSMEATILFPSCFDANGGIFEVLLGAEDAVISDELNHASIIDGIRLSKAARYRYKNRDMADLEAQLIAAKDARRRLIVTDGVFSMDGYLAPLEAICDLAEQYDAMVMVDDSHAVGFVGETGAGTPEHCGVSDRVNIISGTLGKALGGASGGYISAHAEIVELLRQRARPYLFSNAVAPSVVAGSIEALNLVAEGAESRAKLKANAEQFRAGMAEAGFTLLPGEHPIIPVMFADEHEAVAMADALLTLGVYVIAFSFPVVPLGKARIRVQVSAAHSAEDISRCVAAFVAARESIAA from the coding sequence ATGTACGGAACAGTTCGCGAACAACTCACCACGACCCTGAGCGACATCCGCTCTGCTGGTCTCTACAAGACGGAACGCCAGCTCGACACTGCGCAAGCCGCCCATGTTGAGTCGGGCGGCAAGCCGGTGCTCAACTTCTGCGCCAACAACTATCTCGGTCTCGCCAACCACCCGCGTCTCGTTGCGGCCGCCAAGAACGCCCTCGACGACTGGGGCTTCGGGATGGCGAGTGTGCGCTTCATCTGCGGCACCCAGACCCAGCACGTTGAGCTCGAGAACCGACTCTCGGCGCTGTTGAGCATGGAGGCGACCATCCTGTTCCCCTCGTGCTTCGACGCGAACGGCGGCATCTTTGAGGTGCTGCTCGGTGCCGAGGATGCCGTGATTTCTGATGAGCTCAACCACGCGTCGATCATTGACGGCATCCGTCTCTCGAAGGCCGCCCGCTACCGTTACAAGAACCGCGACATGGCCGACCTCGAAGCGCAATTGATTGCCGCGAAGGATGCCCGCCGCCGCCTCATCGTCACCGACGGTGTCTTCTCGATGGACGGCTACCTTGCCCCGCTCGAAGCGATCTGCGACCTCGCCGAGCAGTACGACGCCATGGTCATGGTGGATGATTCGCACGCTGTCGGCTTCGTCGGGGAGACCGGAGCGGGAACGCCCGAGCACTGCGGCGTCTCCGACCGCGTCAACATCATCTCGGGCACGCTCGGCAAGGCGCTGGGCGGAGCATCCGGTGGCTACATCAGCGCTCACGCCGAAATCGTGGAACTGCTGCGCCAGCGCGCTCGCCCGTATCTCTTCTCGAACGCTGTCGCGCCCTCGGTGGTTGCCGGCTCAATCGAAGCGCTCAACCTCGTGGCCGAAGGGGCCGAGAGCCGCGCCAAGCTCAAGGCGAACGCCGAGCAGTTTCGCGCCGGAATGGCCGAGGCCGGGTTCACTCTGCTGCCGGGCGAGCATCCGATCATTCCGGTCATGTTTGCCGACGAGCACGAAGCGGTAGCGATGGCGGATGCTCTGCTCACGCTCGGCGTCTACGTGATCGCGTTCTCGTTCCCCGTCGTGCCGCTCGGTAAGGCCCGTATTCGCGTACAGGTGTCTGCCGCGCACTCCGCCGAGGACATCTCGCGCTGCGTTGCCGCGTTTGTCGCCGCGCGCGAGTCGATCGCGGCTTAG